From the Candidatus Afararchaeum irisae genome, the window ACGCTTGCACCACCTCCCGTTCCGCGCCCTCCAATACTACACGTCGTACAAGGCGGCCTTCGAGAGCATCCCGACTGCGTGGATTAACCCCGAGTACACGAGCCAACGGTGTCCGATGTGTGGGCACACGGAGCGAGCGAACCGGAACAAGAAGCGGTTCAAATGCCGGTCGTGTTCCCATCAAGACCACAGCGACCGTGGTGCAAGCGTCAACATCGCCGTAAAAGGCATCAAGAAGCATCACGATTGGAATGTGCCTGCTCTCAACAGCCTTCCCGTTGTTCGGAAGGTGCGACGGCAGGCATCGGGGGCTGTGGACGCTCCGACCGCAACCCACTCGTCCGTTCGAGACGACCGTGACCCCTCTCGGGGTGTGGCGTCGAGGACGGTGGGAGTGTCCGATTAAACTGCGGGAAGACAGAAGCCTCGGGGCTTGACCCCGAGGCGGTTCACGAATGATCATCCTCTGACTATCTGACCTTCGAGGTACGACTCCGTCTTGTCCTTGGTCGACTGCATCTTCTTCACGAATGTCACGACGCGTTCGTCGTCTCTGTCGTCGTCTCCGTCTCCGTCTCCATCGCTCCCGTCCTTCTCGTCTCTCTCTATCACGAGCTGTACCCCCAGGTCTCTGAGATGTTCGAGAAGCTCCTCTATGACCTCAGATTCACCTCTCACAGTGTGGCGTTCGCCTATGTTTTCGCCTTCTTCGACCTCGTGTATGGCGTCTACCATCGACCCGAGGATGGCTTCGCCGAGACTGTCGGCTCTCTCGGAGACTTCCTCCTCCCACTCGACCGCCTGGAACGCCTCACGTACTATACGTCTGAACATGAAGTCCTGTCCGTAGTCGAACGGAAGCGAGAACGCGTAAGACAGGTCGCCCTGGTTTGCGGCTGAGGTCGTGTACTTGAGCTGGTTACTGACGTCTTCGGTCTTCATAACGACGCCTTCCCTCCCCTGGGCGTTGAGACTCTCTATCACCTCCTTTATACCGTCGGTCTCGTCGGCGTCGAACTTCCCCTTGAAAGGAACCTGCGGAAAGCCGTAGCTCTCACACAGGTTACGTCTCTCGTCGACTTCGACTGAGTCTCCCGACCCCCGATCCCGTATGTCGAAGGCGAGGAACTCGAGAGACTCTATCCCCGAGTAGTCGTGTGCAGTGTAGGGGTTCTCCTTTCCTGTCATCTCTCCGCACAACATCTTGTCGGGATGGTCGTCGAAGAAGGAGCCGAGGTCGAGCCAGTTCTTGACCTTGTGTGTCGTAAAAGGACAGATTATACCCCCACGTGTGAACGCGACGACACCCAGGTCTTCGAGCCTCACGACCCGCGTGTTGTAGCCGTTCATCTTCTCCTCGACTACTACAGTGTCGTCGAAGTACCTCGGGACGCCCTCTTCGAGAACCAGAGTCCGTGGGATCTTCGGGAAGCCTCTCACGACCTCTCCGTCTATGAGGACTGTTCCGCGTTCTATCTTTGCGGTGTAGTCGGGGTAGTAGTAGTAGTTTTTTCCGTCGTAGTTTCTCTGACTGAAGCTGTCGGAGATCTCCTCGAACTCCGACTCCGTGAGACTGAGCTTCTCGGCGTACAGGTCTGATTTCTCGGAAGTTTCCATAGGGACAGTTCTACCGCCTTCCCGAAAAGACTGTGGTCAGACGACACCCTCGACTGCGAGTTCGAGCTTCTCACGGAGGGTACCGTCGCCGTC encodes:
- a CDS encoding transposase, whose amino-acid sequence is RLHHLPFRALQYYTSYKAAFESIPTAWINPEYTSQRCPMCGHTERANRNKKRFKCRSCSHQDHSDRGASVNIAVKGIKKHHDWNVPALNSLPVVRKVRRQASGAVDAPTATHSSVRDDRDPSRGVASRTVGVSD
- a CDS encoding RNA ligase, coding for METSEKSDLYAEKLSLTESEFEEISDSFSQRNYDGKNYYYYPDYTAKIERGTVLIDGEVVRGFPKIPRTLVLEEGVPRYFDDTVVVEEKMNGYNTRVVRLEDLGVVAFTRGGIICPFTTHKVKNWLDLGSFFDDHPDKMLCGEMTGKENPYTAHDYSGIESLEFLAFDIRDRGSGDSVEVDERRNLCESYGFPQVPFKGKFDADETDGIKEVIESLNAQGREGVVMKTEDVSNQLKYTTSAANQGDLSYAFSLPFDYGQDFMFRRIVREAFQAVEWEEEVSERADSLGEAILGSMVDAIHEVEEGENIGERHTVRGESEVIEELLEHLRDLGVQLVIERDEKDGSDGDGDGDDDRDDERVVTFVKKMQSTKDKTESYLEGQIVRG